Part of the Thunnus albacares chromosome 11, fThuAlb1.1, whole genome shotgun sequence genome, CTCTTCAGCATTGTCTTTACAAAGGACGAAGTGACTCAACCAGGTAAGCATAATTCCTGtcagggagagtgtgtgtttgccatTGACTATATTTCAGGACTTGTTGACTTTGTTCTGAGCTTTATTGTTCCAGTTACTCTCATCATAATCCTGTATATGAGAGTGTTTGTAGTGGCTGTGTCTCAGGCTCGGGCAATGCGCTCTCACATTGCAGCTGTGACACTCCAGGTTTCGCTGACTCTAACATCAAAGAAATCTGAGTTGAAAGCAGCCAGGACTCTTGGTATTCTTGTAGTTGTGTTTCTAATATGTTTATGCCCATACTATTGGGTTTCTCTTGCAGGGTACATTTCACCCAATACTTCAGCTGAATTatttgtgctctctctcttgcaTTTTAACTCCTGCCTGAACCCTGTGATATATGCCTTGTTCTACCCCTGGTTTAGAAAAGCTAGTAAATTCATTGTGACTCTTCAGATACTGCAGCCTGGCTCCTGTGATGCCAACATACTGTAGAGAGGATGTGGAGTGACTGAGATGAGATCTGCTCTACAAAGACTTTAACTGAATTCAAAAATTTGTGAAAatcctttcttctccttctgtacATATGAACAGTACATGACAAAACTGCGCATCACTTTACTCATTGTCAGTTTTACGAAGGAATTACAatctgttgtatgttttttctctctgctgccattttcattttataagaCAGAAGAGGGCTGATGctacaaaatcacaaaatgagCAGTTTTAGAAATAGAAAACTAAACAATGGCATTATAATTCCTATCACTGTATCCCACAAATGTGACAGGAGAGGTGGGTCCAGCACTTAGGGGGAGAAAATGGAACAGTATACATGAGCAAAATGACTGCTGTGGAAATAGACATGCTGCATTTTTCAATCCACTTGACAGTTTGTTCTGTACCAAAAAAGTATTGCATAACCTCACACTAAAGCTGAAATACAGGCAAAAGAGTTACCACATTGATGAAATGTCTGTTTACATTAACAACAATATTTGTTTAAACACATCTGTAAACTCAATCAATCACAACATTTTGAGTATCAGGTTTTAGAATTATAACCTACATCCTGGAAACTGACCCAGTTCAAACATGCAGAAATAACCAACTTATGTCTTGCTATTGCATCTTCTGTGATCACAGATGCTGTTTTGGCCTCACACAGAATATTCAGGCCACAGATCAGAGAGCagtcatgaaaaaatatttagtaTTACAGAATAAAGCTTCTTGGTTGAAACTAACAAAATGCCTTTGAGACATTATAGAGGAAAAATCATTGATGGTCTGTATTGTTCAGCACACAGGCAGTATATCAGCATGTACAAGATGTGTGGAGGCAAGTGACTGTGTACGAGAGCTGCTATGAGTGTTGGCAGTCGAGTCAAGTTTGAGTGAAGTTAACAGGTTTTTAGcagtgttgccaactattttcagtgggaaATAGCTAAAGCCTGCAGGAAAAGTTGCTAGATGTTGCTAGATGACTTCACATGCTGATTTACATATATATGATGTCATGGcataattacatacatacaagatttttaaaaattttaagaaaataaagttaaattaagttaaatttaGCTTTTCAAGCAGCTCTTCAATGTACATCTGAATCTACctctaattaaagctgcaagcagcgttggtgGGATCTCCCACTCTGGCCCTttgggatcagatcattttgctttttaaaaatgatggatatttcttacaagtgtggtgtgcttttattttgaatgtttgattgacaggatgagaattttctgcagggtgagacatgtctgtcttgctcacatctgtgtcatcaaaatcatgcaagttttgggcccattcacttgaatttcaattagtaaattgaaaactcttgatgattttgtgtgtaaaacaaatgaatttcctaattttcatcaagtctatttttagaaaagtaaagacttttaacccacatgacctggtcaaagcttgattgacatgtgtactgtcaggtgtgtagagacaataagtaactgcagctggacacagaaaaatactcatatatttgaatggagagtgtgagcaaacccacacctttttgaacatttactgcttccacatagttttagatacatacAGTTGTGATCAAAATAATAGCAGTCCCACATCACTAGCAAGAtaaatcactgtttttgttAGAATTTCAACTTCTCCACTGCAAGTAAGTTTCTAGAAGGTTTAGTAAAGGTATAGAAAACCAACAGACCCAACAGGCATGATGTGCATGCTGCTGATTCTGTGAAACTGAATCATCTACTGAAAGGGGCGTGTtcaaaaaaacagcagtgctGAGTTCAATTAGTGAGGTCATTgattatgtgaaaaaaataggTTTTAAACAGGTGGCCATTATTTAAGGATCAAGGCAACTGACGCTGTATATGCTGGCTGTGCATTTGTCCTtgaaaaac contains:
- the LOC122992540 gene encoding trace amine-associated receptor 13c-like is translated as MMEVQDGAELCFPQLLNTSCRRPMSSGFQAVFLKILLSSFSLLTVAPNLLVIISVSYFRQLHTPTNLLLFSLAVSDFLVGLVVMPGAVIQQTSCWFLGDFMCFLCHYISFIITSSSVGNMVLVSVDRYVAICDPLHYTTRITVRRVKLCVCLCWFFSALFSIVFTKDEVTQPGKHNSCQGECVFAIDYISGLVDFVLSFIVPVTLIIILYMRVFVVAVSQARAMRSHIAAVTLQVSLTLTSKKSELKAARTLGILVVVFLICLCPYYWVSLAGYISPNTSAELFVLSLLHFNSCLNPVIYALFYPWFRKASKFIVTLQILQPGSCDANIL